A stretch of DNA from Diospyros lotus cultivar Yz01 chromosome 14, ASM1463336v1, whole genome shotgun sequence:
AATATGGCGTTGTACTTAgttaggaagtccattcctagaatcacatcaaaattttaaaattctagaagaatTAGATCCACTGGGAACTCAACTTCTCCTATTTGAATCTTTCTATCTTTGTACCCTGAtgaagtttctagagacttccccattggGGTTGCGACAATCATTcgacaattcaaattttttggttTGTCCCCTACTATTTTAGCAAATGCATGCGAAATGAATGAGTGACTTGCACCTGAatctattaatgcatgcatGGGGATACCAGATAGAAACATAGTACCTTCAATTACTGTTGGATCCTCTGTCGCATCCTGTCGTGTTAGATGAAACACTCTTCCTTGATGTGCTCTGGCATTCCCGAACGTCCCTTGGGGTTGACTTATCAGTCGCAGCTTGGGACAGTCCTTTACGAAATGGCCCGTCTGCTGGCAGTTGAAACATGTAATTCCTTTCTTTGGGTAGTTCTGGTTGAGATGCCCTATTTCTCCACAATTATAACACCCCTTTGTCCCGAGCCAGCACGGCCTTCCAGGGTGCTGCTTCTGGCATTTTACGCATGGGGTACCAAGCTTGAATTTCGGCTTCTGGGGCTCCAGTTTCTTGCCGGCTCTATGACTGCTCCCCTGCTGAATTTCTCCTTGGATGGCGTCAATCCGGCTCAGGTTAGCCTCGGTGCTATAGGCT
This window harbors:
- the LOC127790930 gene encoding uncharacterized protein LOC127790930 encodes the protein MELRQTRDMSIAQYEDAFSRLIQYMPIYEGDERIKAQKFLGGLSLKLQRALSSASTQTYAEAVLQAYSTEANLSRIDAIQGEIQQGSSHRAGKKLEPQKPKFKLGTPCVKCQKQHPGRPCWLGTKGCYNCGEIGHLNQNYPKKGITCFNCQQTGHFVKDCPKLRLISQPQGTFGNARAHQGRVFHLTRQDATEDPTVIEGTMFLSGIPMHALIDSGASHSFISHAFAKIVGDKPKNLNCRMIVATPMGKSLETSSGYKDRKIQIGEVEFPVDLILLEF